A stretch of DNA from Streptomyces sp. NBC_01197:
GGATTTCGGCTGTGGCTCCAGGCACCGCGCTCATCCCCCAGCTCATCGATCAGTGTCCCGGCGGCGACGTACGGCGGTACGCGTTCGAATTACCGGCACGCACCGATTCCGTGGCCCGCGCACGCCGCCTGACCCGGAACCGGCTCACTTGCTGGGACTTCTCGGAAGACGTCTGCGACACCGCGCTGCTGATCGTCTCGGAACTGTTCACCAACGCGGTCGTCCATACGGCAGGCGACCACATCGCCTGTGAACTGCGG
This window harbors:
- a CDS encoding ATP-binding protein, with amino-acid sequence MAPGTALIPQLIDQCPGGDVRRYAFELPARTDSVARARRLTRNRLTCWDFSEDVCDTALLIVSELFTNAVVHTAGDHIACELRDDRGQLRIAIQDQGHAAVGPQLCRSPQGEHGRGLLLVDAVSSAWGVREATHGPGRLVWAELERHAGRPC